From the Rhizobium sp. SL42 genome, the window CGCCGTCGATAGCCCAAGGCTCTCGGCAATCGTTGAAAGCTTCACCTTTTGAGCCACGTATCCTCCCTCGCAGCAAGCAACAAGTGCCGCTCCCGCGGACTTAAACCGTTTAATTAAACAATTGAAATCATCTTTTCAATCTTCATCTTCATTCGGTTCTGCACCTAGCCGCACATTGCCGACCTTTTCCGACAGATTGGCCTCGACATTGATCAGCAGCTTGATCAGCGATTTGACCTCCTTGCCGGAGAGGCCAAGCGTTGCCTGTCGCTCGCAATCGGCCGCCGCAAGAGCAATGCGCTCGACGCTGCTGCGCCCCTCTTGCGTGAGATAAACCTTGGTCAGTCGTGCGTCGCGCTCGTCCGCTTGGCGTGTGACGAAGCCTTGAGCCTCCATGCGTCCGATCGTCCGGGTCATCGTCGGCGCCTTCACCCCGAGCCGCTGAGCAAGCATGCCCGGCGTCAGCCCGTCTTCCTGGGCGAGCAGCTGCACGACGCCATCCTGGCCGGCATAGAGCCCGCTATCGGAAAGACCGTGCGACAGTCGCGTGCGCATGGCGCGCGCAACCTGGGTAACAGAAGCGGCAAGCAGACCGGGCTGGGAAAAGTCTTTCTTCTTCGATCCCTTCTTCTTCTCGCCTTTGTCACCGCGATCCTTGTCGCTTTTGTCCTTTTTCGCCATTAGTCTCCCTCGCGCCTCTCGACGGACGCTTACTTGCTGCCCCTGGTTTGGTGCAGCGGTGCGACCTGCGCGCGAAAGTCATAACGAAGATCATGAAGGGATGCCAGATGGCGAGGCCAAAGCCGTTGTTCACGGATAACGATCCGCTTCTGGCGCCGGCCGCGCGCGCCGCCTGGATCGCCGTCCTGCCCCTCGGCGCGACCGAACAACATGGTCCGCACCTGCCCTTCGAGACCGACACGATCATCGCCCAGGGCATTGTCGACCGGCTGATAGCCGCCCTGCCCGCCAACCTGCCCGTCACCGTCCTGCCGGTGGAGCCGGTCGGCTACTCGATCGAGCATATGGATGTCTCGGGCACCATGACGCTCGCCTTCGAAGAGGCTGTGAACCGATGGCTTGCCATCGCCGCGGATCTGCATGCCCAGGGTGTCCGAAAACTCGTTCTGCTGAACGCCCATGGCGGCAATTCACCGCTTTTGACCATCGTCGCGACAGAGGCACGCGTCCGTTTCGACATGCTCGTCGTCGCAACCAGCTGGACCCGCTTCGGCATTCCGGAAGACGTCGTCGCCCCCGAAGCCAAAGCGATCGACATCCATGGCGGCGACATCGAAACCTCGGTCATGCTGGCCCTGCGGCCGGACCTGGTCGACATGGTGAAAGCGGCAGACTTCCCCTCTCGCCAGTCGGATTTTGCCGCGCGCTACAAGCACCTGCGAGCTTACGGCCCCCATGCCTTCGGCTGGAAAATGTCCGACCTCAACCCGCAGGGCATCGCCGGCAATGCCAGCGCAGCGACCTCAGCCAAGGGCGAGAGACTGCTGTCTCATGCGGTGAATGGACTGGTCGAATTGCTGCAGGACATGCACGCATTTGATGTAAGCGATTTC encodes:
- a CDS encoding MarR family winged helix-turn-helix transcriptional regulator, translating into MAKKDKSDKDRGDKGEKKKGSKKKDFSQPGLLAASVTQVARAMRTRLSHGLSDSGLYAGQDGVVQLLAQEDGLTPGMLAQRLGVKAPTMTRTIGRMEAQGFVTRQADERDARLTKVYLTQEGRSSVERIALAAADCERQATLGLSGKEVKSLIKLLINVEANLSEKVGNVRLGAEPNEDED
- a CDS encoding creatininase family protein gives rise to the protein MARPKPLFTDNDPLLAPAARAAWIAVLPLGATEQHGPHLPFETDTIIAQGIVDRLIAALPANLPVTVLPVEPVGYSIEHMDVSGTMTLAFEEAVNRWLAIAADLHAQGVRKLVLLNAHGGNSPLLTIVATEARVRFDMLVVATSWTRFGIPEDVVAPEAKAIDIHGGDIETSVMLALRPDLVDMVKAADFPSRQSDFAARYKHLRAYGPHAFGWKMSDLNPQGIAGNASAATSAKGERLLSHAVNGLVELLQDMHAFDVSDFKPNL